Genomic window (Microbacterium oxydans):
GTGACGACGAGGTCGCGATCGCCGACCTCGCCAAGACCATCAAGAAGCTGCCGAAGGCGATCGACAAGGCCACCATGGCCGCCGTCATCCGCCGCGTGGACTCGGTGTCGCAGTCGCTGTCCTCGCTGCCGATCCCGAAGGGCATCGACCCCACGAAGGTGCGCTCGCAGCGTCCTCGTTGAGTCCCGACTCCGCAGCAGCAGAGAGCGCGGCCGTCATCGTCTGAGGAGCGGCCGCGCTCTCTTTCGTCACGCCGTGCGCGTCATTCCGAGAGGGGCTGCCGAGGAAGACGGCGGACCTTCGCGCGGCGACGCCGGCGCTCGGGAACCATCGAACGCATCTCGTCGAGCTTGCCGAAGCAGAACAGCCGGTCGTCGGCCTCGAGGACCACGTGCTTGCGCGGGTTCGGGATCACGCTGACGCCGCGGTGGAGCGTGAGGACCGTGATGTCCCGCTCCCACAGCCCCGCCTCTCCCAGCGTCTTGCCGACCAGATCGACCGCGCCGTGCACCATGAGCTCGGCGACGCCGTAGCCCGTCGAGACCGTCAGGCGCTGACGCACATCGATCTCGGGGAATGCGACCTGTCCCGCGATGTAGTCGATGATGGCGCCCGCGACGTCGAGCTTCGTCGCCGTCTCGATGCCCTGCAGCCCCGGCGAGGAGTTGACCTCCATGACCAGCGGCCCGTCATCGCCCTCCAGCATGTCGACGCCGGCGACGCGCAGGCCCATGATCTGAGCCGAGCGCACGGCGGCGCGCTCGTAGACAGGGTCGAGCTCGATGGCCTCGACCGACCCGCCACGGTGCACGTTGGAGCGGAACTCGTCACCGGCCGCCGAGCGCCGCATGGCGGCCACGACCCGGTCTCCGACGACGAGCGCGCGGATGTCACGCCCGCGGCTCTCGGAGATGAACTTCTGGATGAGCACGTTCTGCTTGGTGGAGTGCAGGGTCTCGATGATGGCCTCGGCCACCTTCACCTGCGGAGCGAGGATGACGCCGATGCCCTGCGTGCCCTCCAGCAGCTTGATCACGACGGGAGCACCGCCGACGCGCTCGATGGCCGGACGCACGTCGGCGCGGTTGCGCACGAACGCCGTCGGGGGCATCGCGATGTTGTGCCGGGACAGGATCTGGTTCGCCCGGAGCTTGTCGCGAGCGCTGGAGATGCCGTTGGCCGTGTTCGGCGTGTAGACGTCCATCTGCTCGAACTGCCGCACGACGGCGGTGCCGAAGTACGTGATCGAGTTGCCGATGCGGGGCAGGATCGCGTCGTAGTCGCTGAGCTGGCGACCCCGGTAGTGCAGGTCCGGTTCATCGGCGGTCAGATCGATCGCGAAGCGCAGGGTGTTGAGCACCTTGACGTTGTGGCCGCGCTGCAGCGCGGCGGCGCGCAGACGCTGAGTGGAGTACGCCTGCGGCGCGCGGGAGAGCACTGCGATCTTCACGGGGGAATTCCTGCCAGGATGTATCAGGTGAGTAGGACTACCCCCCATTCAAACACCCTTACGGGGTGGCGAGAATGGGTGAGCCTGCCCGATCTCGGAGTCGACTGGCTCAAGGCCAAGATCGACACGGGTGCGCGCACGTCTTCCCTGCATGCCTTCGACATCGTCGAGTTCGAGCAGGACGGCCAGCCCTGGGTGCGCTTCAAGGTCAAGCCCTGGCAGGACAGCCAGGAGGACGCCGTCGTCGTCGACTCCCCGGTCCATGACCGCCGTGCGGTCCGCAGCTCGTCCGGGCACGCGCAGGAGCGGCTCGTGGTCGAGCTGCTGATCCGGCTGGTGGACCGCGAGGTGCTCGCCGAGGTCACGCTGAGCAATCGCGACGAGATGGGCTTCCGGATGCTCATCGGACGAGAGGCGCTCCGTCAGGGCTTCTCCGTGGACCCGGCACGATCGTTCCTGGGCGGCCGCGCACCCCGCGAGGCGCGCCGCCGCAACCGCGGCAGGGTCTGACCGCCGGTTTCTCAGGCGCGGATGAGCACCGTGCCGACGGCCTTGTCGTGCAGACCGCGCTGGTCCGTGTCCCAGATCACCGCGGGGACGACGACCACGAGCAGCAGGGTGCGCACGATCGGACGCCACAGCCCGATCCAACTCCCGTCCATGCGGACGAGGCGCATCCCGAGGATGCGGTGCCCCGGGCTGCCGCCGGCGGTCGGGATGAAGAGGATCTGCAGGACCGCGAACACCAGCATCGGCGTGAACTGCGTGAAGCCGGCCTCGGTGGGCAGCGCGAACTGGTCGAATCCGAGGAAGCCGGTGGCGATGATGGTCGCCGCGGCGTAGTCGATCACGAGAGCGCCGATGCGCCGACCGGGGCGGGCGATGCTCCCGGTACCCGATTCCGGGAGTCCGAGTCGCTCACCGGGGTACGTGTTCACAGCATCCGTCACCCCTCCAGCCTACCGAGCGCGGAAAGTCCCGCCGTCGCCGCAGCGCCTGTAACACGCCCGAAACAAAGCGGATACCGTAGAGAAATCCCCCGTCCGTACTCTGCAGAGTGGCCGTGAAGCCATCGATCCGCATTACAGGAGTCGTACATGTTCAAAGATTCGTCCGAGGTACTGACCTACATCAAGGAGAACGACGTCAAGTTCCTTGACATCCGCTTCACCGATCTCCCGGGTGTGCAGCAGCACTTCAACATTCCTGCATCGACGGTCGACGAGGCTTTCTTCACCGACGGGCAGCTGTTCGACGGCTCCTCGATCCGCGGCTTCGCGAGCATCCACGAGTCGGACATGCAGCTCATCCCCGACGTCACCACCGCGTACGTCGACCCCTTCCGCGAGGCGAGCACCCTCGTGATGCTGTTCGACATCTACAACCCCCGCACGGGCGAGATCTACTCGAAGGACCCGCGTCAGGTCGCCAAGAAGGCGGAGAAGTACCTGACCTCGACCGGCATCGCCGACACCGCGTTCTTCGCGCCCGAGGCCGAGTTCTACATCTTCGACGACGTGCGCTACTCGGTCACCGCCGGCGAGAGCTTCTACAAGGTCGACTCCGAGGAGGCCGCGTGGAACACCGGTCGCGAGGAGGAGGGCGGAAACCTCGCCAACAAGACCCCGTACAAGGGCGGCTACTTCCCCGTCAGCCCGGTCGACAAGACGGCCGACCTGCGCGACGACATCACCCTCAAGCTGATCGAGGCCGGATTCATCCTCGAGCGCTCGCACCACGAGGTCGGCACCGCCGGTCAGCAGGAGATCAACTACCGCTTCGACACCATGGTCCACGCGGCGGACGACATCCTGAAGTTCAAGTACATCGTCAAGAACACCGCCAACGAGTGGGGCAAGGTCGCGACCTTCATGCCCAAGCCCCTGTACGGCGACAACGGCTCGGGCATGCACACGCACCAGTCGCTGTGGAGCGACGGCAAGCCGCTGTTCTACGACGAGGCCGGCTACGGCCAGCTCAGCGACATCGCGCGCTGGTACATCGGCGGCATCCTGGCGCACGCGCCGGCACTGCTCGCCTTCACGAACCCGACCCTGAACAGCTACCACCGTCTGGTCAAGGGCTTCGAGGCACCGGTCAACCTGGTCTACTCGGCCGGCAACCGCTCCGCCGCGATCCGCATCCCGATCACGGGCTCCAACCCGAAGGCCAAGCGCATCGAGTTCCGCGCGCCCGACGCCTCCGGCAACCCGTACCTCGCGTTCGCCGCGCAGCTGATGGCCGGCCTCGACGGCATCAAGAACCGCATCGAGCCGCACGAGCCCGTCGACAAGGACCTCTACGAGCTCCCGCCCGAGGAGGCCAAGGACATCCCGCAGGTCCCGAACTCCCTGCTGGACTCGCTCGACGCCCTGGCGGCCGACCACCAGTTCCTCCTCGAGGGCGGCGTGTTCACCAAGGAGCTCATCGAGACCTGGATCTCGTACAAGTACGAGAACGAGATCCTCCCGATGGCCCAGCGCCCGCACCCGTTCGAGTACGAGCTGTACTTCGGGGTGTAATCGGATCCCGCTGGATACCGAACGTCGGATCGAGCCCGCCTCAGCACATGCTGGGGCGGGCTCTTCCGTGCGTGGAGGCGTCGCCGCTGCGTTCCGCAGCTCTATCCGGAAGATCCGCGCATTCGAGGAACGATACGGCCGCCACGCCGGAGTTCAGCCCTGACCTCACCCTCCCGAGCAGTCAGCCTCCCGGGCAGTCGCAGTCACCGCCGCTGTGGCACTGGCAGATCGGTGGCGGGTAGTCCGCCGCCGTGACCGACTCCCGTACCGGCAGGTCCCGGAACGGAACGATCTCCTCGTCGCTGCGGATGTCGGGGACGTCCGTGCACGCGGCCTCCTCCACGCGGATCTCATCGACCGCCCGGGGAAACACGAAGTCGACGCACGTCAGAGCGAGCGCCTGCTCGGCCCACAGCCCTCCGCCTGTCGTCGCGCCCCCGCGCACGACGAGGGTCAGCGTCGCTCCGTCCGCCGCCGACTCCAGGTCCACCAGGGTGTATGGGCGGGCACCCTCGACCGCGCCGGCTCGCGCATCGCCGAGGAAGTCGAGACCCGCGACAGCGGCTTCCGGATCACGGGCGATCTGGTCGCGGTACTCCCACAGGGTGTCCTGGACCTCCTCGACGCCGCCGGCCAGGTTGTCCCTCACCAAGGAGTCGATGCTCGGGGCGCACCCGGCGAGGGCGGAAGCGGTGAGGACGAGCGCGACGCCTGCGGCGACTCGGACGGCAGTATGGGCCATGCGTATGACCGTAGCGGAGTGCTGCGCCGTCAGCGCCTCCAGGTGCGGAGCCGCCGGGCGGCCGCGCCGTTTTCCCCCAGCTGGTAGATGCTGACGGCGTCTGCGGAGAACGTGAGCGGTTCGAACTGCTCCGCCTCGAAGGAGTCGAGATCGTCGAGCCCGACGGTCACATGAGCGACATAGTTCTCGCCGCTGTGCTGCGGCACGTACTCCTCGATGAACCGGATCGTCTCGTCGTTGATGTCGGGCTCGGCCTCGGTGCGGACGAAGGCGTCGACGGTGCCGCCGCTTTCCGTGAAGGGCTGGAGCGCGTCATCTCCTGACCAGCCTGCGGTCCCGCTTGAATGAAGGCTCGACGTTGCTGACGCGGCAGCTGATCGATGATCGGAACTCCTGGTAGCGGCTCGTGATCCCCGGACGCGACAACACGCGTCACCTCGCCCACAAGCTGCGTCTCGCCTTCTGTGCGGGACGGCCGCGGCGGTCAGCTCCAGTCGAGGGCGCCGATCACGGGCCACGCGCCCTCCGAGGTGTTCGAGATGACCGTCCCCGTGACACCGGTCGCCGGTTCGTACCAGGTGCGGACGGAGACCCCCGCGTCATAGCCCTCGAGGATCAGCACGTCGGACTCGGCTCCGCGCCAGAACCCGCGGGCGTAGCGCATGTCCTCTTCCTCGACGACGTGGAGCGGCTCTGTGAGCAGCTCGCGGGTGGCGCGGGACACGATCCGGTCCTCCGACAACGCCGACCAGAACGCCGCCAGGTCGGCGACCGTTCCGACCGCCCCGCCGTCGCCGCTGCCGCGCACCGGGAGGTGGAGCACGTTCGTGCGATCGCCGTCGTCTTCGAGGTACCCGAGGGCCACATCGCCCGCGACCTCATCGGTACGTGGATAGCCGCTCGACGTCATCCCCGCCGGCGCGAGCACGCGCGCTCCCACGAGCTCGTGGAACGGCACCTGCGACACACGCTCCGCGATCAGCGCCAGGACGACGAAGCCGCTGTTGCAGTATGCGAACGCTGAACCGGGGGCGCTCACCTGCGGGCGCCCGTCGAGCACGGGGAGGAACGCCTCCGTGGTGTCGAACAGATGCACCGGTCGATCGAGGACGTAGTCGCCGATGTCTCCGTCCTCCTCATCGAGGTAGTCGCCGATGCCGGATGTGTGGGAGAGCAGGTGCCCCACGGTGACCGCATCGTCGATGAGCGGGAGGTCGTCGCCGAGAATCGGCCGGACCGGAGCGTCGAGGGTCAGCGCCCCCTCGTCGATGAGCGTCCCGATCGCCAACGCCGTGAACCCCTTCGACACGCTCGCCAGTCCGCAGCGGTGATCGACGGTCATCTGCTGCTCCCGCGCCCGATCGGCGAACCCGTAGGCGCGGGCGAACGTCTCCTCGCCGGGACGATCGAGGCGGATCACCCCGCTGAATCCGGTGCGGAGCGCGGCGTCGTGCAGGGAGGCAGGGGCGTCGATGACCATGCCCTTCACGCTATCGGATGCCCTCAGCGGGGCCAGGCGCGCCGCTCATCCCTCGTGGAGCACGAACCGTCGACGAAGCGCGTCCAGGTCGTCCTCTCCCAGTCCGAGGCCGTCTCGCGCGTAGCCCTCGACACCTCCGAACCGCGTGTGCGCCTCGTCGATCGCCGCGTCGAGGTACTCGCGCCGGACACCGAGCACCGGGAGCAGCAGCTGCGTGTCGACGCCCTTCTCCGCCGCCGCCGCGAGGAGGGGTTGCAGCGCCGGGAGCAGATCGGTGTTGGTCTCGAGGTAGTCGGCCCGCACGTCGTCCTCGCCGACACCGAGCAGCAGGAGCAGGGATGCCGCAGCCCAGCCCGTGCGGTCCTTGCCCGTGGTGCAGTGGAACAGGGCCGCGCCGGAGCGGCCCGGATCGATGAGGTCCAGGTAGAAGGTGCGATAGGCGGCGAGAGCCGACGGCAGGCCGACGATGTTGCGATACGAGTCGCGCATGAGGGCGATGCCGCGACCATCGCCCAGCGTCTCGGCGAGGCCGACGGGGTCGCTGCCGAGCTGACCGACGCCGGCCGCGACATCGGTCGTGCTGTCGGCGAGCACGTCCAGCCCGACGGATCTGACGCCGCCCGGCAGCCGATCCGGCGATGCGGCGCGCTCTCCGACCGTCCGCAGGTCGTACACGGTGCTGATGCCGAGGCGCCCGAACGTCGCGAGGTCTTCGCCCTCCAGCCGAGCGAGCGTCGCGGAGCGATACACGGCCCCTGTCCGCACCGTGCCCCCGCGGGCGGGGAGTCCACCCAGATCGCGGAGGTTGGGTGCGGTGCGCAGCGGGACTCGACGATCGATCGGCGCGGTCATCATGCCTTCTCCTCTTGGGTGATCCTGGGCAGTGCGGACGGACGGGCGAGAAGCTCCAGCGCCGCGACGAGCAGCACCCCGACCACGGCGGTCCACACGATCGTCCCGGTCGCGAGGGGCCGCGAGAGCACCAGGACCGCGAAACACCCCACCGCGATCACGATGCGAAGAGGCAGCCGCCACCGGTGCAGCCACTCCCCCGTGGCCCCCGTGCTGATGCCGTGCCTCTCAGCGCTGCGTCGGATCCCCGCGAACGCCGCGGCACCCCTGAGCCGCACCGTGCGCGCCCATCCCCAGGGCCCGGAAAGCAGGGTGATGAGGAGAACCGTCGCCGCGAGCACTCCGACCACGAGCGCGATGTCGGACACCGAGCCCAGGATGCCCGTGTAGAGCGCTTCGGCCGCGTTCCGAGGGATGGTCGACGCGAGGGCCATCGCGAAGAAGCCCTGACCGATGCCGATCCCCGCGCCGACCAGCAGCATGGTGGCGAGCAGTCCCCCGGCTGCCCAGACCAGTGCCTGCGCACGCCTCCGCGCCACCGTCACGCCGGCGGCGACGAGCAGCAGCGACATCCACGGCAGCCAGATCCCCAGTGCCACCACGAGTTGATAGATCGCGAGGTAGAGGCCGACGGAGTCGGACTGGGCGATAGCGATCGTCCTCGAGATCTCCGGCACGTTCGCCGCGAGAGGGAAACCCTCCGCGACCAGCTGCTCCTTCACCGCGGCGATGATCGGCCCGAGCTGGAGGCTGATCTCCTGATCGGGACCGATCACGACCGCGGCATCCGCCTGCCCACCCGCGGTGTTGACGAGCTGCGCATGTGTGATGGCCAGGGCGTCACGCCAGATCGTCGCGAAGGCGTCGGACCGGATGAACTCCGTCACGGTGCTGTCCAGGAGCCCCCGCACTCCGGACACGGCAGGAACCTTCAGCAGCGCCAGCGCCTCTCTCGCCCGCGGCGACAGCTCGAGCTCGTCCAGCCCGGCGAAGAGATCGTCCGCGATCCGGTCGATGTCGACGGCCGCCTCGATCGCGCTCACCGCCTGATCCGCGACGAAGTCCTGCACCGCCGGGTCCTCGGCGAGCGGCGCGAAGGTGTCGACGAACGCCGCGGTATCGGTGAGCTCGCGCTGCGCCCACGTCGACACCACCGCGACCGGAGCCAGCAGCGTTCCCAGCACGACCAGCACCGTCGCGATCACGGTCCTGCCCCAGCCGCGCCCGCGCCGCCGCTTCTCCGAGGAGGCGACGACGTCGGCGGAGACCGCCACGCCGCCCGCCCGCTCCTGCTCGAGGGCGCGTGCGAGTTTGCCGTTCTCCGCGCGGAGCTTCGCCAGCTCTTCCTGCAACTGCGCGGTCGTCGCCTGCGACATCGGTCTCCTCAGGGTCGGGGTTCGACGGGAACTGCGCTCAGGCGAGAGCCTTGGACTTCAGCTGCTCGAACTCCGCCGCGGTGATCGAGCCGGCATCGCGCAGCGCGGCAGCGGCGGCGATCTCCTCCGCCGGCGTCTTTCCGGCGACCTCGCGGATGTACGACTTCGTGGCGTTCTCGGCCTCCCGCGCAGCCGTGCTGCTGCGCTCGGCCATGCCCTGGCCCCGCGCGATCAGGTAGACGAGCACGGTGAGGAACGGCAGGAAGATCAGGAAGACCACCCACACCGCCTTCCACCAGCCGTTGAGCGCGCGGTCACGGAACAGATCGCCGATGATCGCGAACAGTGCGAACAGGTAGCCGATGAAGACCGTGGCCCAGAGCATCCAGCCGAGTGTTTCCCAGAAGAGCATGCGCGTCGAGTTCCGTTTCAGTCAGGAGGGAACGCAGCGCGCGCCCAGGAGA
Coding sequences:
- a CDS encoding tyrosine-protein phosphatase, encoding MMTAPIDRRVPLRTAPNLRDLGGLPARGGTVRTGAVYRSATLARLEGEDLATFGRLGISTVYDLRTVGERAASPDRLPGGVRSVGLDVLADSTTDVAAGVGQLGSDPVGLAETLGDGRGIALMRDSYRNIVGLPSALAAYRTFYLDLIDPGRSGAALFHCTTGKDRTGWAAASLLLLLGVGEDDVRADYLETNTDLLPALQPLLAAAAEKGVDTQLLLPVLGVRREYLDAAIDEAHTRFGGVEGYARDGLGLGEDDLDALRRRFVLHEG
- the glnA gene encoding type I glutamate--ammonia ligase, which codes for MFKDSSEVLTYIKENDVKFLDIRFTDLPGVQQHFNIPASTVDEAFFTDGQLFDGSSIRGFASIHESDMQLIPDVTTAYVDPFREASTLVMLFDIYNPRTGEIYSKDPRQVAKKAEKYLTSTGIADTAFFAPEAEFYIFDDVRYSVTAGESFYKVDSEEAAWNTGREEEGGNLANKTPYKGGYFPVSPVDKTADLRDDITLKLIEAGFILERSHHEVGTAGQQEINYRFDTMVHAADDILKFKYIVKNTANEWGKVATFMPKPLYGDNGSGMHTHQSLWSDGKPLFYDEAGYGQLSDIARWYIGGILAHAPALLAFTNPTLNSYHRLVKGFEAPVNLVYSAGNRSAAIRIPITGSNPKAKRIEFRAPDASGNPYLAFAAQLMAGLDGIKNRIEPHEPVDKDLYELPPEEAKDIPQVPNSLLDSLDALAADHQFLLEGGVFTKELIETWISYKYENEILPMAQRPHPFEYELYFGV
- a CDS encoding serine hydrolase domain-containing protein codes for the protein MVIDAPASLHDAALRTGFSGVIRLDRPGEETFARAYGFADRAREQQMTVDHRCGLASVSKGFTALAIGTLIDEGALTLDAPVRPILGDDLPLIDDAVTVGHLLSHTSGIGDYLDEEDGDIGDYVLDRPVHLFDTTEAFLPVLDGRPQVSAPGSAFAYCNSGFVVLALIAERVSQVPFHELVGARVLAPAGMTSSGYPRTDEVAGDVALGYLEDDGDRTNVLHLPVRGSGDGGAVGTVADLAAFWSALSEDRIVSRATRELLTEPLHVVEEEDMRYARGFWRGAESDVLILEGYDAGVSVRTWYEPATGVTGTVISNTSEGAWPVIGALDWS
- a CDS encoding ATP-dependent zinc protease → MYQVSRTTPHSNTLTGWREWVSLPDLGVDWLKAKIDTGARTSSLHAFDIVEFEQDGQPWVRFKVKPWQDSQEDAVVVDSPVHDRRAVRSSSGHAQERLVVELLIRLVDREVLAEVTLSNRDEMGFRMLIGREALRQGFSVDPARSFLGGRAPREARRRNRGRV
- a CDS encoding RDD family protein, whose translation is MTDAVNTYPGERLGLPESGTGSIARPGRRIGALVIDYAAATIIATGFLGFDQFALPTEAGFTQFTPMLVFAVLQILFIPTAGGSPGHRILGMRLVRMDGSWIGLWRPIVRTLLLVVVVPAVIWDTDQRGLHDKAVGTVLIRA
- a CDS encoding RimK family alpha-L-glutamate ligase — its product is MKIAVLSRAPQAYSTQRLRAAALQRGHNVKVLNTLRFAIDLTADEPDLHYRGRQLSDYDAILPRIGNSITYFGTAVVRQFEQMDVYTPNTANGISSARDKLRANQILSRHNIAMPPTAFVRNRADVRPAIERVGGAPVVIKLLEGTQGIGVILAPQVKVAEAIIETLHSTKQNVLIQKFISESRGRDIRALVVGDRVVAAMRRSAAGDEFRSNVHRGGSVEAIELDPVYERAAVRSAQIMGLRVAGVDMLEGDDGPLVMEVNSSPGLQGIETATKLDVAGAIIDYIAGQVAFPEIDVRQRLTVSTGYGVAELMVHGAVDLVGKTLGEAGLWERDITVLTLHRGVSVIPNPRKHVVLEADDRLFCFGKLDEMRSMVPERRRRRAKVRRLPRQPLSE
- a CDS encoding PLDc N-terminal domain-containing protein, whose amino-acid sequence is MLFWETLGWMLWATVFIGYLFALFAIIGDLFRDRALNGWWKAVWVVFLIFLPFLTVLVYLIARGQGMAERSSTAAREAENATKSYIREVAGKTPAEEIAAAAALRDAGSITAAEFEQLKSKALA